One Phoenix dactylifera cultivar Barhee BC4 chromosome 14, palm_55x_up_171113_PBpolish2nd_filt_p, whole genome shotgun sequence DNA window includes the following coding sequences:
- the LOC103708070 gene encoding transcription factor bHLH137-like isoform X2, with the protein MEGFSYQQYHPFLLDFAAIPTTPLEMLLPLEQVGEMSNDSSSPFPCYYSPEVNAEVSATDASAYQSSSSLDTSLKAPSVESKRTPSSVVVEPHDEKVCKQRGPMEKKRKAGDGTSLSSGQSNESKRSKQRKPNSKLKGKEDKKPKDDDSKATKAGEEPPAGYIHVRARRGQATDSHSLAERARREKIRVRMRMLQGLVPGCDKVNGNALMLDEIINYVRSLQNQVQFLSMKLASVNPILYNFGVDIDDSMNKPEMEIIPQQVPLVNQTTHIQPPSIENAAKNYQIEDPSDPLLLNCQQPTAFSQVGGQRHQFLNKVDFTNMCSFQ; encoded by the exons ATGGAAGGCTTCTCATACCAGCAGTACCACCCTTTCCTTCTCGACTTTGCTGCAATTCCAACCACCCCCTTGGAGATGCTTCTCCCCCTAGAGCAAGTTGGAGAGATGAGCAATGactcctcttctcccttcccttgCTACTACTCTCCTGAAGTCAACGCAGAGGTCTCAGCTACTGATGCCAGTGCCTACCAGAGCAGCAGCTCTCTTGATACTTCCTTGAAAGCTCCTTCAGTTGAGAGCAAGAGGACTCCTTCCTCGGTGGTAGTTGAACCCCATGATGAGAAGGTCTGCAAACAACGAGGTCCtatggagaagaaaaggaaggccGGAGATGGGACAAGCTTGTCTTCTGGTCAATCCAAT GAAAGTAAGAGGAGCAAGCAGAGAAAACCCAATAGTAAGTTGAAGGGAAAAGAGGACAAGAAGCCCAAGGATGATGATTCCAAAGCCACAAAGGCTGGCGAAGAACCCCCTGCAGGGTACATTCATGTAAGAGCCAGGAGAGGTCAAGCAACAGATAGTCACAGCCTTGCAGAAAGG GCCAGAAGGGAGAAGATAAGAGTGAGAATGAGGATGCTGCAAGGCCTTGTTCCTGGCTGTGATAAG GTTAATGGAAATGCCCTTATGCTAGATGAGATAATTAACTATGTGAGATCTTTGCAGAACCAGGTTCAG TTTCTTTCCATGAAGCTCGCTTCTGTGAATCCCATATTATACAACTTTGGAGTGGATATTGATGACTCCATGAACAAACCAGAG ATGGAGATCATACCACAGCAAGTGCCACTTGTGAACCAAACCACTCACATCCAGCCTCCATCTATTGAGAATGCTGCCAAGAACTACCAAATAGAAGATCCTTCAGATCCTCTTTTACTAAATTGCCAGCAACCCACAGCCTTCTCACAG GTGGGAGGACAGAGACATCAATTTCTCAATAAAGTAGATTTCACCAATATGTGCTCTTTTCAGTAG
- the LOC103708070 gene encoding transcription factor bHLH79-like isoform X1, whose translation MEGFSYQQYHPFLLDFAAIPTTPLEMLLPLEQVGEMSNDSSSPFPCYYSPEVNAEVSATDASAYQSSSSLDTSLKAPSVESKRTPSSVVVEPHDEKVCKQRGPMEKKRKAGDGTSLSSGQSNESKRSKQRKPNSKLKGKEDKKPKDDDSKATKAGEEPPAGYIHVRARRGQATDSHSLAERARREKIRVRMRMLQGLVPGCDKVNGNALMLDEIINYVRSLQNQVQFLSMKLASVNPILYNFGVDIDDSMNKPEMEIIPQQVPLVNQTTHIQPPSIENAAKNYQIEDPSDPLLLNCQQPTAFSQDGGSFMMQVGGQRHQFLNKVDFTNMCSFQ comes from the exons ATGGAAGGCTTCTCATACCAGCAGTACCACCCTTTCCTTCTCGACTTTGCTGCAATTCCAACCACCCCCTTGGAGATGCTTCTCCCCCTAGAGCAAGTTGGAGAGATGAGCAATGactcctcttctcccttcccttgCTACTACTCTCCTGAAGTCAACGCAGAGGTCTCAGCTACTGATGCCAGTGCCTACCAGAGCAGCAGCTCTCTTGATACTTCCTTGAAAGCTCCTTCAGTTGAGAGCAAGAGGACTCCTTCCTCGGTGGTAGTTGAACCCCATGATGAGAAGGTCTGCAAACAACGAGGTCCtatggagaagaaaaggaaggccGGAGATGGGACAAGCTTGTCTTCTGGTCAATCCAAT GAAAGTAAGAGGAGCAAGCAGAGAAAACCCAATAGTAAGTTGAAGGGAAAAGAGGACAAGAAGCCCAAGGATGATGATTCCAAAGCCACAAAGGCTGGCGAAGAACCCCCTGCAGGGTACATTCATGTAAGAGCCAGGAGAGGTCAAGCAACAGATAGTCACAGCCTTGCAGAAAGG GCCAGAAGGGAGAAGATAAGAGTGAGAATGAGGATGCTGCAAGGCCTTGTTCCTGGCTGTGATAAG GTTAATGGAAATGCCCTTATGCTAGATGAGATAATTAACTATGTGAGATCTTTGCAGAACCAGGTTCAG TTTCTTTCCATGAAGCTCGCTTCTGTGAATCCCATATTATACAACTTTGGAGTGGATATTGATGACTCCATGAACAAACCAGAG ATGGAGATCATACCACAGCAAGTGCCACTTGTGAACCAAACCACTCACATCCAGCCTCCATCTATTGAGAATGCTGCCAAGAACTACCAAATAGAAGATCCTTCAGATCCTCTTTTACTAAATTGCCAGCAACCCACAGCCTTCTCACAG GATGGTGGCAGTTTTATGATGCAGGTGGGAGGACAGAGACATCAATTTCTCAATAAAGTAGATTTCACCAATATGTGCTCTTTTCAGTAG